One part of the Tunicatimonas pelagia genome encodes these proteins:
- a CDS encoding bifunctional aldolase/short-chain dehydrogenase: protein MESITATFKYVNHLWDEEKAKSLEGDEVALLLYRSNILGSDLRITNYGGGNTSCKTVEKDPLTGEDTEVMWIKGSGGDIGSLTRSGLAGLFNERLHALKNRYRGIEHEDEMVGLFYHCLYDLDSRAPSIDTPLHAFLPYKHIDHLHPDALIAIAAAKDGKRINEELFEGQIGWVDWQRPGFDLGLQLEKCIQDNPDLRGITLGSHGLFTWADNAYDCYVNSLEIIEKASRYIEEHAGKDRPVFGGMKVDSLPEVDRKKQAAELAPTLRGLCSSHQPMIGHFTDNDRVLEFINSEDLSKLAPMGTSCPDHFLRTKIRPLVLDFLPADADLSDAKAVRDQMHGAFQEYRKDYAEYYENHKHDDSPAMRDPNPVVILWPGVGMFTFAKNKQTARVASEFYVNAINVMRGSEAISEYTSLPLQEAFNIEYWLLEEAKLKRMPPEKPLSRKVALITGSGGGIGKAIAEKFVQQGACVILSDMDQERLEEARKEFVEKYGKDSAIGAQLNVTKPEDIHQSLQAAALAFGGVDILVNNAGLSISKTLEDTSEGDWDLQQNVMVKGQFLMTQAAVDVMRKQRLGGDVVNIVSKNALVSGPNNAAYGTAKAAQLHLSRLLAAELGKDKIRVNVVNPDAVIQGSNIWAGGWAKGRAEAYGVSEDELPNHYAKRTLLNEAILPEDIANGVFALVSGLMKKSTGNVLNVDGGLAPAFVR, encoded by the coding sequence ATGGAAAGCATAACCGCCACCTTTAAATACGTAAATCATTTGTGGGACGAGGAAAAAGCGAAGTCGCTAGAAGGCGATGAAGTAGCTTTACTACTCTACCGCTCCAACATATTGGGGTCTGATCTTCGAATTACCAATTACGGCGGTGGTAACACGAGTTGCAAGACGGTTGAGAAAGATCCATTGACCGGTGAGGATACCGAGGTAATGTGGATTAAAGGCTCGGGGGGAGACATTGGGTCGCTAACCCGGAGTGGCTTGGCTGGACTATTTAACGAGCGACTACACGCCCTAAAAAACCGCTACCGAGGTATAGAGCATGAAGATGAAATGGTAGGACTATTCTACCATTGTCTTTACGACCTGGATTCACGTGCTCCGAGTATTGACACTCCTCTGCACGCATTTTTACCCTACAAACATATCGATCATCTGCACCCTGATGCCCTCATTGCCATTGCGGCGGCCAAAGATGGTAAGCGCATCAACGAAGAGCTATTTGAAGGACAGATTGGCTGGGTAGACTGGCAACGGCCGGGCTTTGATCTGGGGCTACAGTTGGAGAAATGCATTCAGGATAATCCTGACTTACGAGGAATTACGCTGGGTAGCCACGGATTGTTCACCTGGGCTGACAATGCTTACGATTGCTACGTGAACAGCCTTGAGATTATCGAAAAAGCATCGCGATACATTGAAGAACATGCCGGAAAAGACCGCCCGGTATTTGGTGGAATGAAGGTCGATTCCTTACCGGAAGTAGATCGGAAGAAGCAAGCGGCTGAATTGGCTCCTACCTTGCGAGGGCTTTGTTCCAGCCACCAACCCATGATCGGGCATTTTACCGATAATGATCGGGTACTGGAATTTATCAACAGTGAGGATTTATCTAAGCTTGCTCCTATGGGAACATCGTGTCCCGATCACTTTCTACGAACCAAAATTCGTCCACTGGTATTAGATTTTCTTCCGGCTGATGCCGATTTATCGGATGCTAAAGCCGTTCGCGACCAAATGCACGGCGCGTTTCAGGAGTATCGTAAAGATTATGCCGAGTACTACGAAAATCATAAGCACGACGATAGCCCGGCCATGCGAGATCCCAATCCGGTAGTAATTCTGTGGCCCGGAGTAGGTATGTTTACCTTTGCTAAAAACAAGCAAACGGCTCGGGTTGCTAGCGAGTTCTACGTGAATGCAATTAATGTAATGCGGGGTTCGGAGGCTATCTCGGAATATACATCGCTTCCGCTGCAAGAAGCCTTCAATATTGAGTACTGGCTGCTAGAAGAAGCCAAACTAAAGCGGATGCCTCCCGAAAAGCCACTCTCGCGAAAAGTGGCGCTGATTACCGGTAGCGGGGGCGGTATTGGTAAAGCTATTGCCGAAAAGTTTGTACAGCAAGGTGCCTGCGTTATTCTTTCCGATATGGATCAGGAGCGCCTGGAGGAAGCCCGTAAAGAGTTTGTAGAGAAGTACGGCAAAGATTCGGCTATTGGAGCCCAACTAAATGTCACTAAACCGGAAGACATTCACCAGTCGTTACAAGCGGCAGCTTTGGCCTTTGGTGGAGTAGATATTCTGGTGAACAACGCGGGACTGTCTATTTCCAAAACACTGGAAGATACTTCGGAGGGTGACTGGGACTTGCAGCAAAATGTGATGGTGAAAGGGCAGTTTCTGATGACCCAAGCGGCCGTAGATGTTATGCGTAAACAGCGGTTGGGGGGAGATGTAGTAAATATTGTTAGTAAAAATGCGCTGGTTTCCGGGCCTAACAACGCTGCCTATGGCACTGCTAAGGCTGCCCAGTTACATCTATCGCGTTTGCTGGCGGCGGAATTAGGCAAAGATAAAATCCGAGTGAATGTGGTCAATCCTGATGCAGTAATTCAGGGTAGCAACATTTGGGCCGGTGGTTGGGCTAAAGGCCGGGCAGAAGCCTACGGAGTTTCGGAGGATGAGCTGCCTAACCACTACGCAAAGCGAACGTTGCTCAACGAAGCAATTTTGCCCGAAGATATTGCGAACGGGGTATTTGCTTTAGTAAGTGGATTAATGAAGAAAAGTACCGGAAACGTACTGAACGTCGACGGAGGTTTAGCTCCGGCGTTTGTCCGCTAA
- a CDS encoding aldo/keto reductase has translation MIFIDMNQERIPVLGLGTFSLKGQTCRTSVADAIALGYRHIDTAKMYDNEQDVGYGIKDAAINRNDLFVTTKIWHTDLTRSGITAGLEDSLQKLQLDYVNLTLIHWPSDNMNLQECLDTLMELQQQGKTRLIGVSNFPADLLQEARSIAPVICNQVEYHPYLSQSTVLSALREHNMMLTAYCPIAKGEVLEDQNLLELGKKYGKSATQITLRWLVQQENVAAIPKASSHEHRAENLNIFDFSLTDEEMESIHSLSKNHRLINPDFAPVWDE, from the coding sequence ATGATTTTCATAGACATGAACCAGGAGCGTATTCCAGTCTTGGGGCTGGGTACCTTTAGCCTCAAAGGACAAACCTGCCGCACCTCAGTAGCCGATGCTATTGCACTTGGTTACCGCCACATTGATACTGCTAAAATGTACGACAATGAGCAAGATGTAGGCTACGGCATTAAGGATGCCGCTATTAACCGAAACGATTTATTTGTAACTACTAAGATATGGCATACTGACCTGACCCGATCGGGAATCACTGCCGGACTGGAAGACAGCTTACAGAAATTGCAACTAGATTATGTGAATCTCACGCTTATCCACTGGCCTTCGGATAATATGAATTTGCAGGAATGTTTAGACACCTTGATGGAGTTGCAACAGCAAGGAAAAACTCGCCTAATTGGCGTAAGCAACTTTCCGGCTGATTTGCTGCAAGAAGCCCGATCTATTGCTCCGGTCATTTGCAATCAGGTAGAGTATCACCCTTACTTGAGTCAAAGCACAGTACTTAGTGCACTGCGCGAACACAACATGATGCTTACGGCCTATTGTCCCATTGCCAAAGGCGAAGTATTGGAAGACCAAAATTTGCTCGAGCTAGGAAAAAAATACGGAAAGTCGGCTACGCAAATTACGCTTCGGTGGCTGGTACAGCAAGAAAATGTGGCGGCTATTCCCAAAGCCAGTAGTCACGAACACCGCGCTGAGAACCTGAATATTTTTGACTTTTCGTTAACAGACGAAGAGATGGAAAGCATTCATTCTCTGAGTAAAAACCATCGGCTCATTAATCCAGATTTTGCTCCCGTTTGGGATGAGTAG